The Fulvia fulva chromosome 6, complete sequence genome includes a window with the following:
- a CDS encoding Sentrin-specific protease 7 — protein sequence MGWYKDFKESFWPDAKDTEQSTTNAAAARGRAVDAFMAAEAALGGKRAREADGEARGGKKVKQSGSEEDDNLTANYTRHPEARSIAIPGGGQLPVDTDWGGKPGASQASAKMPPVRGGRGLRYMNTLGDSAPQAAKHPGIFGQYAANHPRTGRPQQATTRTQPGSARNGIAPRSSAVEDAEDPIEDDTASQQSARKKRKIAGGKAHTTVDLTDDDDATPTPLGRQKYDRRGSGGSQVSNVSKKSKNRTPWAPTERQAVDSFVKVKPGEVKNALTATNLRSPSEMQQAASSQLKANEGSAITIDDEDSAQTNGNAVDSTHSGPNEVNPRKKLSIDLTAGFGEVDAAVHRRQQALRKPQQQPIKQPPRPRTDADIKGVNDIMSAAMSNKSKSVKNNQPRPTARRSREQSHDTNDGSSNHYSRPASRQGPPDSTSLQKKFIRDDSNAPTSKRQTATQRMQTSSQTSPKRTDQTPHEDSVDELECPPTVRGSASRQVSPVKPSPAQSHTNGQSSSGQFSPSNIKPTNFKGSNVNGLPLPAFSQPQTSDVESLQDGADDGVRIPIKGIFCKAICSDVKGLELVWDDSENAFFVLAGKQRQRAPRDNQPITISQRELSQWNHTRDDTAVYLKGSATPFSTGSIVLDFKDLDGLHDCFNTLHSDALSVRTLSQTIMEKLFKKQHNEQVIANEREKSLGRSAPVIPNQNLGRKAQARPRQDDDEQIVYEPSAPPPKQFSRPAGARERMQIDEAETLAQALDNDGYHNVRQDHQNDKTSRFFENGGTSGTRRSTRQAKPIQYEERAPSPMVEKWTKIHKPEPWAHPVLYPPEGAKRVTVEFHDLGRLDEEEWLNDNLINYELKHIENQMDPKHRQLVHFFNTFFFTSVSTNGSKRGFNYDAVKRWTKNIDIFTKPYVVVPISENLHWFVIVICNLHNLPRKFAAVEEEVTMEDFASDEVVDSDAAAVKNGSPLSENNHPQSRQSPETAAVQAVSPPPAVAQDGQEDGQAIAEAIAADENTDGPAGETFTFDDDGKVTDTQQLTAPEEDRQSSRPSTATSKKSKKKGPGPRKFDPEQPILIALDSFGNGRTPEMKVVKQWIAAEAKEKRGMEVDLQKLQGMNARGLPVQRNFSDCGVYLAGYIHEFAKDPQTFITKAILREMEQEDLFADFNPVKKRDDMRERLLQLHEEQERERSARKKAKFAAKHGVAPQVAKVADVGKIEAAAAKSPAPKSSPAPAKSPVPKSSPPPLMGDSDKLMPKDGTVAAQMQQEMSSATAAGEDELPYSPPRALGAKADSDEPSDPLPSGDREPFDDEDEEMLDDREEVVPGNFRFPSPSERPSTNVFTQDLPVAPAAATVSAAPPETSQASSLLDGILAYAPPSDHQQEAEEKTIINLDEDDDEEQPSQQLEPVIPDSQEKENHLVAGRKEDPFEF from the exons ATGGGCTGGTACAAGGACTTCAAAGAATCCTTCTGGCCGGACGCAAAGGACACTGAACAG TCTACCACAAATGCGGCGGCGGCACGAGGGCGAGCGGTGGATGCATTTATGGCAGCGGAGGCGGCATTAGGTGGAAAGCGAGCACGTGAAGCAGACGGCGAGGCAAGAGGCGGTAAGAAGGTGAAGCAGAGTGGCAGCGAGGAGGACGATAACTTGACTGCGAACTATACGAGACATCCGGAGGCGAGGTCGATTGCAATACCGGGTGGCGGGCAACTTCCTGTGGATACGGATTGGGGTGGGAAGCCTGGTGCGAGTCAGGCTTCGGCGAAGATGCCACCTGTGAGAGGTGGTCGTGGACTGCGATACATGAACACGCTGGGCGACAGTGCACCGCAAGCAGCGAAGCACCCGGGCATATTCGGACAATATGCCGCAAATCACCCGCGTACAGGACGACCACAGCAGGCAACCACGAGGACACAGCCAGGATCTGCGAGGAATGGCATTGCACCTAGATCTTCAGCGGTGGAGGATGCAGAGGACCCTATCGAGGACGACACGGCGTCTCAGCAGTCAGCGCGTAAGAAGAGAAAGATTGCGGGCGGGAAGGCACATACTACTGTGGATCTTACGGACGACGATGATGCTACACCAACCCCATTGGGTCGGCAGAAATATGATAGACGAGGGTCTGGAGGGAGTCAAGTGTCCAACGTCTCGAAGAAGTCGAAGAACCGAACGCCTTGGGCTCCGACCGAGCGTCAGGCCGTGGATTCGTTCGTGAAGGTCAAACCGGGTGAAGTGAAGAACGCCTTGACTGCCACCAACTTGCGCTCTCCGTCGGAGATGCAGCAAGCGGCTTCGTCTCAGCTTAAGGCCAACGAGGGCAGTGCAATCACTATCGACGACGAGGATTCTGCCCAAACCAATGGTAATGCTGTCGACAGCACACATTCTGGACCTAATGAGGTAAATCCCCGGAAGAAACTGTCGATCGATCTGACAGCGGGCTTTGGGGAGGTTGATGCGGCGGTACATCGTAGACAGCAAGCGCTGCGGAAGCCACAGCAGCAACCTATCAAGCAGCCACCTCGACCACGTACAGACGCAGACATCAAGGGTGTAAACGACATCATGAGCGCAGCAATGAGCAATAAGTCGAAGTCGGTGAAGAACAATCAGCCTAGGCCAACTGCGCGACGATCGCGTGAGCAGAGTCACGACACGAACGATGGGTCCTCCAATCACTACAGCCGACCAGCTTCGCGGCAGGGACCTCCGGACTCGACGTCGTTGCAGAAGAAGTTCATCCGCGATGACTCGAACGCACCTACGTCGAAACGACAGACTGCAACTCAGAGGATGCAGACAAGCAGTCAGACCTCACCGAAGCGGACTGATCAAACTCCGCACGAAGATAGTGTTGATGAGCTTGAATGCCCTCCGACTGTCCGAGGGTCGGCATCACGCCAGGTTTCGCCGGTGAAGCCTTCGCCGGCTCAGTCGCATACCAATGGGCAATCTTCCTCCGGGCAATTTTCGCCGAGCAACATCAAACCTACGAACTTCAAGGGATCCAACGTGAATGGTCTGCCACTTCCAGCGTTCTCCCAGCCACAGACATCAGATGTGGAGTCCTTACAAGACGGCGCAGACGATGGAGTGCGCATTCCTATCAAGGGCATCTTCTGTAAAGCGATATGTTCGGACGTAAAAGGCCTCGAGCTCGTTTGGGACGACAGCGAGAATGCGTTCTTTGTTCTCGCAGGTAAGCAGCGACAGCGGGCACCGCGCGACAATCAACCGATCACAATCAGTCAGCGCGAGCTCTCGCAGTGGAACCATACTCGTGATGACACCGCAGTCTATCTCAAGGGCTCAGCAACCCCGTTCAGTACTGGTTCGATCGTTTTGGACTTCAAGGATCTCGACGGACTTCATGATTGCTTCAACACGCTTCACAGCGACGCCCTATCGGTCAGAACACTGTCTCAAACGATTATGGAAAAGTTGTTCAAAAAGCAACACAACGAGCAAGTGATCGCGAACGAAAGAGAAAAGTCTCTGGGGCGATCAGCACCAGTCATTCCTAATCAAAACTTGGGTCGAAAGGCTCAGGCTCGACCACGTCAGGACGATGATGAACAGATTGTGTACGAGCCCAGTGCACCTCCTCCGAAACAATTCTCCAGACCTGCCGGAGCTCGTGAGCGCATGCAAATTGATGAAGCTGAGACGCTGGCGCAAGCACTCGATAACGACGGGTATCACAACGTACGGCAAGACCATCAGAATGACAAGACTTCTCGATTCTTCGAAAATGGCGGCACCAGTGGAACCAGGCGGTCCACACGACAAGCCAAGCCTATACAGTACGAAGAGCGTGCACCGTCTCCGATGGTCGAGAAGTGGACAAAGATTCACAAACCCGAGCCATGGGCCCATCCTGTGCTGTATCCACCAGAAGGTGCGAAGCGTGTGACGGTCGAGTTCCACGATCTTGGGCGATTGGATGAAGAGGAATGGCTCAACGACAATCTCATCAACTACGAGCTGAAGCACATCGAGAATCAGATGGACCCTAAGCATCGCCAATTGGTGCACTTCTTCAATACGTTCTTCTTCACTTCGGTGTCCACGAATGGTTCGAAGAGGGGTTTCAACTACGATGCGGTCAAGCGATGGACAAAGAATATCGACATCTTCACCAAGCCTTACGTGGTCGTGCCTATTAGCGAGAACCTACATTGGTTCGTTATCGTTATATGCAATCTCCACAACCTGCCACGAAAGTTCGCCGCCGTTGAGGAGGAAGTGACGATGGAGGATTTTGCGTCGGACGAAGTCGTAGATTCCGACGCTGCTGCCGTGAAGAATGGTTCACCGCTGTCGGAGAACAATCATCCGCAGTCTCGGCAGTCTCCCGAGACGGCAGCTGTTCAGGCTGTCAGCCCTCCACCAGCTGTAGCGCAGGATGGTCAGGAGGATGGCCAGGCTATCGCCGAAGCTATAGCAGCAGATGAGAATACTGATGGACCAGCTGGAGAGACTTTTACTTTTGACGACGATGGCAAGGTCACGGACACGCAGCAGCTCACAGCACCTGAGGAAGACAGACAAAGCAGCCGCCCAAGTACCGCCACCAGCAAGAAGTCAAAGAAGAAAGGCCCAGGACCGAGAAAGTTTGATCCCGAACAGCCGATTTTGATTGCTCTAGACTCATTCGGTAATGGGCGAACGCCGGAGATGAAGGTCGTCAAACAATGGATTGCCGCTGAAGCCAAAGAAAAGCGCGGTATGGAGGTAGATTTGCAGAAGCTGCAAGGCATGAATGCGCGTGGTCTTCCGGTACAGCGCAACTTCTCGGACTGTGGCGTCTATCTCGCGGGCTATATCCATGAATTCGCCAAGGATCCTCAAACGTTCATTACCAAAGCCATACTGAGGGAAATGGAACAGGAGGATCTGTTCGCCGACTTCAATCCCGTCAAGAAGCGGGATGACATGCGCGAGAGGTTACTGCAGCTGCATGAAGAGCAAGAACGTGAACGCAGTGCGCGGAAGAAGGCCAAATTTGCAGCGAAGCATGGGGTAGCGCCGCAGGTCGCTAAGGTGGCTGACGTCGGAAAGATTGAAGCTGCAGCGGCGAAGTCACCAGCTCCGAAATCGAGTCCAGCACCAGCGAAGTCACCAGTTCCCAAGTCAAGCCCACCTCCTCTGATGGGCGACTCTGACAAGCTTATGCCGAAGGATGGAACCGTGGCTGCGCAGATGCAGCAGGAGATGTCCAGCGCGACCGCTGCAGGTGAGGATGAACTTCCCTATTCGCCACCACGCGCATTAGGCGCGAAAGCTGACAGTGATGAGCCGTCTGATCCGCTACCTTCGGGCGATCGCGAGCCTTTCGATGACGAAGACGAAGAGATGCTCGACGACCGCGAGGAGGTGGTGCCCGGGAATTTCCGATTCCCTTCTCCTTCTGAACGTCCTTCCACGAACGTCTTTACTCAAGATTTGCCTGTTGCACCGGCAGCAGCTACAGTATCCGCAGCACCTCCAGAGACGAGCCAGGCTAGCAGTTTGCTTGATGGAATCTTGGCGTACGCTCCACCATCGGATCATCAGCAGGAGGCTGAAGAAAAGACCATCATCAATCTTGATGAAGACGATGACGAGGAGCAGCCATCACAGCAGTTGGAGCCGGTAATACCGGACTCTCAGGAGAAAGAGAACCATCTGGTTGCAGGGAGAAAGGAGGACCCATTTGAGTTTTAG
- a CDS encoding Eukaryotic translation initiation factor 4E type 2, giving the protein MGSNNDNSPSNLWTRRSNSSKLSLSVNKNDRNDTRDSHDTPSTKRFGSSSSHGKNNPFNSIGPISTSSVASPTGTGASSAFGLGSGAFASFGATGKTPKTPGGSFDLTKSLDKRDSSEDNAKDSRRPPARKSLSNFGIEKGAAEPPASSSKETAVLHPLKDNWIIYYRKPTSKNSDYEKSITPMCRIGTVEDFWKVYVHLTRPSGLPTVSDYHFFKEGIRPVWEDEENKKGGKWTMRLKKGVADRYWEDLLMAMVGDQFAEAGEEVCGAVVSVRIQEDVFSIWTKNDGGRNIKIRETIKRVLSLPPDTNLQWRSHDESITQRIEVDKARQEKANQDKNRRNTLVGDKKKDEE; this is encoded by the exons ATGGGTTCGAACAACGACAACAGCCCAAGCAACCTGTGGACCCGGCGATCAAA CAGCAGCAAGCTCTCACTCTCGGTCAACAAGAACGATCGAAACGATACCCGCGATAGCCACGATACTCCTTCGACGAAGAGATTCGGGAGTTCAAGCAGCCACGGAAAGAACAATCCCTTCAACTCGATCGGTCCCATATCGACGTCGTCAGTCGCATCACCCACGGGCACTGGAGCTTCATCTGCCTTTGGCTTAGGTAGTGGAGCATTCGCGAGCTTCGGTGCTACGGGTAAGACCCCCAAAACGCCAGGAGGCTCATTCGACTTGACAAAGAGCCTCGACAAGAGGGACTCATCCGAGGACAACGCAAAGGACAGCAGAAGGCCGCCCGCGCGAAAGTCGTTATCGAACTTTGGCATCGAAAAAGGCGCTGCCGAGCCTCCTGCGTCTTCTTCGAAAGAGACTGCAGTTTTGCACCCGCTCAAGGACAACTGGATAATATACTACCGCAAGCCGACGAGCAAGAACAGCGACTACGAGAAATCAATCACGCCCATGTGCAGGATAGGTACGGTGGAGGATTTCTGGAAGGTATACGTACACCTCACCAGGCCCAGCGGTCTGCCGACTGTGAGTGACTACCACTTCTTCAAGGAGGGAATACGGCCTGTTTGGGAAGATGAAGAGAACAAGAAGGGTGGCAAGTGGACAATGCGCTTGAAGAAGGGCGTGGCAGACCGGTACTGGGAGGACTTACTCATGGCGATGGTCGGCGACCAATTTGCAGAAGCTGGTGAGGAGGTCTGCGGTGCGGTCGTCAGTGTCAGGATTCAGGAGGACGTGTTCTCCATCTGGACGAAGAACGACGGCGGCAGGAATATCAAGATACGAGAGACGATTAAGAGAGTCCTGTCATTACCTCCGGATACCAACTTGCAATGGCGCAGCCACGACGAAAGCATCACGCAGCGGATCGAAGTCGACAAGGCGCGCCAGGAGAAAGCGAATCAGGACAAGAACAGGCGTAACACGCTTGTTGGCGACAAGAAGAAGGATGAGGAGTAG
- a CDS encoding Beta-lactamase hydrolase-like protein, producing the protein MTVRSVRCVRVVLLSSSAGGHSPLTSNPSTRLAEYTTTAMAISSPVTALPKIHQQPQQPHLEPPPLIHTLYEELTCTWQYVVADPLTRHAVIIDPHLDNSPASTSISTIAADRVLAIVRRNRYYVDRILHTHEPQHHPSSAWYLRTQILQTEGYAPEVNIGRKMAAVQRVFKRKYSMNDGSQWKTAFEGTFSDGEVFRIGSISAHVLHLSGGNLAFVIGQHIFAGTSIFDLQVRNRHDELLGDLKNYRVYTCRDSPPARTAKLVSVDEKTSGGKKAGRKLVIRYEAE; encoded by the coding sequence ATGACAGTGCGGAGTGTGCGGTGTGTGCGTGTAGTCCTCCTGTCGTCCTCTGCTGGCGGTCATTCGCCTTTAACATCCAATCCATCGACACGGCTCGCAGAATATACCACGACCGCGATGGCGATATCCAGCCCCGTCACCGCCCTCCCCAAAATACACCAACAACCACAACAACCTCACCTCGAGCCCCCACCCCTAATCCACACTCTCTACGAGGAACTCACATGCACATGGCAATACGTCGTAGCCGACCCTCTTACCCGCCACGCCGTAATCATCGACCCTCACCTCGACAACTCCCCGGCATCGACCTCAATCTCCACAATAGCAGCCGACCGCGTGCTTGCTATAGTGCGCCGAAATCGCTACTACGTCGATCGCATCTTGCACACCCATGAACCGCAGCATCACCCTTCCTCAGCATGGTATTTACGGACCCAAATATTACAGACGGAAGGCTATGCCCCGGAGGTGAACATCGGGCGCAAGATGGCGGCGGTGCAGAGAGTCTTCAAGAGGAAGTACTCGATGAACGATGGGAGCCAGTGGAAGACTGCGTTTGAGGGGACATTTTCGGACGGGGAGGTGTTTCGGATCGGGTCGATTAGTGCGCATGTGCTGCACCTGTCAGGCGGTAATCTCGCATTTGTTATCGGCCAGCACATCTTCGCCGGAACGAGCATTTTCGATTTGCAAGTGCGGAATCGACATGATGAGTTGTTGGGCGATTTGAAGAATTATCGGGTGTATACTTGTCGGGACAGTCCGCCGGCGAGGACTGCGAAGCTTGTGTCGGTGGATGAAAAGACGAGTGGTGGGAAGAAGGCTGGGAGGAAGTTGGTCATTCGGTATGAAGCGGAGTGA
- a CDS encoding C6 finger domain transcription factor iacK: protein MTSPGTDSAKAAARPSPLACTECRKKHLKCDAAVPICSRCTYKGLACSYTPSRRGCGARSRRLQSPRPTLPPTPGSEPTDYLPHGGQHRPPPMPYSGTAPTSDASSLSQRPQEASTPGSSSTTSSLRSEDEHLTNLYYSNFHPGHPILLPRSRCSDKTYPPYLRATVKLIGSYYAPGIASDPLQTILTETLRASDARSPEMVQTLLLYVLLLHSRYEPMEATACMSRAVEMAISLGMHTAEFAANQAQGDALYEESLRRTWWELYITDGYLAALHRNTSFRSNTVASTTLLPCEESAYAEGRITITPSTLEMFEDRLFSDEEWRFSSYCYRIDAVRILARVIAVSTNNAAKADTIQAIDNAIASWQLHLPNEKARLVSHGGEMDHLMFQAFTFIRCASIFLHFPRSELPITMPPAADVACAQQHMEQVSPTSTQHAVKALSASKELANLATLPAHDQSPLFICGLVFACIVQLSACCAYSHSDTQQNRDRVALIIGALKSLSRQWPIAQHVTQQLKRAANEIFKPRAVASIPTSSPGPSASDFATFPADLSWLDIFYSEGMQNQLLPEGEMTSI, encoded by the exons ATGACATCTCCCGGCACAGACTCCGCGAAAGCCGCTGCGAGACCCTCGCCACTGGCTTGTACTGAGTGTCGGAAGAAGCATCTCAAG TGCGACGCAGCAGTACCGATCTGCTCTCGGTGTACATACAAAGGCCTTGCCTGCAGCTATACTCCTTCGCGGCGTGGCTGTGGCGCCAGGTCTCGAAGGCTACAGTCACCTCGTCCGACTCTTCCACCAACGCCGGGATCTGAGCCAACCGACTATCTCCCACATGGAGGGCAGCATCGACCTCCTCCAATGCCCTACAGTGGCACGGCTCCTACCAGCGATGCGTCAAGTCTTAGTCAACGGCCGCAGGAGGCTTCGACTCCAGGCTCATCATCTACGACGTCATCGCTGCGCTCTGAGGATGAACATTTAACGAACCTGTACTACTCAAACTTCCATCCAGGCCATCCGATACTGCTGCCGCGAAGTCGATGCTCTGATAAGACCTATCCACCCTATCTGAGAGCAACTGTCAAGTTGATTGGTAGCTACTATGCCCCAGGTATTGCAAGCGATCCTTTGCAGACGATCCTGACAGAGACACTCCGAGCAAGTGATGCAAGATCACCTGAGATGGTCCAAACGCTCCTACTCTACGTCCTACTTCTGCACTCCCGGTATGAGCCTATGGAAGCCACGGCGTGCATGTCTCGTGCAGTAGAGATGGCGATCAGCTTGGGCATGCATACGGCAGAGTTCGCGGCGAACCAAGCACAAGGGGACGCTCTGTATGAAGAATCATTGCGTCGGACTTGGTGGGAGTTGTACATCACCGACGGCTACCTCGCGGCACTTCATCGCAACACAAGCTTCCGAAGTAATACAGTCGCCTCTACGACGCTGTTGCCTTGCGAAGAGTCTGCATACGCGGAAGGACGCATTACGATAACCCCAAGCACGCTCGAAATGTTCGAAGACAGACTATTCTCGGACGAGGAATGGCGATTCTCATCGTATTGCTATCGTATCGATGCTGTTCGGATCTTGGCGAGAGTGATTGCGGTATCGACAAACAATGCAGCAAAAGCAGACACTATCCAAGCTATCGACAACGCTATTGCCTCATGGCAGCTACATCTACCCAACGAGAAAGCCCGCCTTGTCAGTCATGGGGGCGAGATGGACCACCTCATGTTCCAAGCCTTCACATTTATTCGATGCGCCAGCATTTTCCTGCACTTCCCAAGGTCCGAGTTACCCATCACGATGCCGCCGGCAGCAGACGTCGCTTGTGCCCAGCAACATATGGAACAGGTCTCGCCAACATCGACCCAGCATGCCGTGAAGGCCCTCTCGGCATCTAAGGAACTTGCCAACCTCGCCACGCTACCAGCTCACGATCAATCACCACTCTTCATCTGTGGCCTGGTCTTCGCATGTATCGTTCAGCTGTCAGCATGCTGTGCCTACTCTCATAGTGACACCCAACAAAATCGAGATCGGGTTGCACTCATCATTGGCGCGCTGAAATCGTTGAGCCGGCAGTGGCCCATTGCACAGCATGTTACACAGCAGCTAAAGAGAGCTGCCAACGAGATCTTCAAGCCCCGTGCCGTCGCTTCGATACCAACAAGCTCTCCTGGACCGTCTGCGAGCGACTTTGCGACTTTCCCGGCTGATCTGTCGTGGCTTGACATCTTCTACAGCGAGGGAATGCAAAATCAGCTACTACCTGAAGGCGAAATGACGAGCATCTGA